CCGGTATCGTTCTGCCTGGCAATGCAGCCGAGAAGCCTGACATGGGCGAAGTCGTTGCTGTCGGCACCGGCAAAATCCTCGAAAACGGTTCCGTGCGCGCCCTGCAAGTCAAGGCTGGCGACAAGGTGATCTTCGGCAAGTACAGCGGCCAGACCGTCAAGGTAGACGGCAGCGAACTGCTGGTCATGCGCGAAGAAGACATCATGGGCGTGGTCGAAGGCTGAGACTCGACATTGTTTCGTCTTGCGCCTTTAGGCGCGTGATCGACCACCCTTATCCCCTGCCCTTTTCCCTTGAATGGAAAAGGGAATGTGCAAGATGCACGTTGGTTAAAGAATTGGAGAATTGAAATGGCTGCAAAAGAAGTCAAATTTGGTGATTCCGCCCGCGCCCGCATGGTGGCTGGTGTAAACGTTCTGGCTGATGCCGTTAAAGTGACCCTGGGCCCGAAAGGCCGCAATGTCGTGCTGGAGCGCAGCTTCGGTGCCCCGACCATCACCAAGGACGGTGTGTCGGTTGCCAAGGAAATCGAACTGAAGGACAAGTTCGAAAACATGGGCGCACAACTGGTCAAGGAAGTCGCTTCCAAGACTTCCGACATCGCTGGTGACGGCACCACGACCGCTACCGTGCTGGCACAAGCCATCGTTGGCGAAGGCATGAAGTACGTTGCTGCCGGTTTCAACCCGACCGATCTGAAGCGCGGTATCGACAAGGCTGTTATCGCCCTGGTTGCCGAACTGAAGAACATCGCCAAGCCGACCACGACTTCCAAGGAAATCGCCCAAGTTGGTTCCATTTCCGCCAATTCCGATGAAGACATCGGCAACATCATCGCCAACGCGATGGACAAGGTGGGCAAGGAAGGCGTGATTACCGTTGAAGACGGTTCCTCCCTGGAAAACTCCCTGGAAACCGTGGAAGGTATGCAGTTCGACCGCGGCTACCTGAGCCCGTACTTCATCAACAATCCGGAAAAGCAAATTGCTTCGCTGGACAACCCGTTCGTGCTGCTGTTCGACAAGAAGATCAGCAACATCCGCGATCTGCTGCCCGTTCTGGAACAAGTAGCCAAGTCCGGCCGTCCGCTGCTGATCATCGCTGAAGATGTCGAAGGCGAAGCCCTGGCGACACTGGTGGTGAACAATATGCGCGGTATCCTGAAGACAGTTGCCGTGAAGGCTCCTGGCTTTGGCGACCGTCGCAAGGCCATGCTGGAAGACATCGCCATCCTGACCGGCGGTACCGTGATCGCCGAAGAAGTCGGCCTGACCCTGGAAAAGGCTACCCTGGCTGATCTGGGCCAAGCCAAGCGCGTTGAAATCGGCAAGGAAAACACCACCATCATCGACGGCCACGGCCAAGAAGAGGCTATCAAGGCTCGCGTGGGTCAGATCAACAAGCAGATCGAAGAAGCCACCAGCGACTACGATCGCGAAAAGCTGCAAGAACGCAAGGCCAAGCTGGCCGGCGGCGTGGCCGTGATCAAGGTTGGCGCAGCCACCGAAGTCGAAATGAAGGAAAAGAAGGCTCGCGTGGAAGATGCACTGCACGCTACCCGCGCTGCCGTTGAAGAAGGTATCGTGGCTGGTGGTGGCGTGGCGCTGCTGCGTGCCCGTGCTAACCTGGGCAAGGTTGAAACCATCAACCACGACCAAGAGCAAGGCGTGAAGATCGTTCTGAAGGCGATCGAAGCTCCGCTGCGTCAGATCGTAGCCAACGCTGGCGACGAGCCGAGCGTGGTGATCAACAA
The nucleotide sequence above comes from Burkholderiaceae bacterium DAT-1. Encoded proteins:
- the groES gene encoding co-chaperone GroES, which produces MKIRPLHDRVVIKRVEAEEKTASGIVLPGNAAEKPDMGEVVAVGTGKILENGSVRALQVKAGDKVIFGKYSGQTVKVDGSELLVMREEDIMGVVEG
- the groL gene encoding chaperonin GroEL (60 kDa chaperone family; promotes refolding of misfolded polypeptides especially under stressful conditions; forms two stacked rings of heptamers to form a barrel-shaped 14mer; ends can be capped by GroES; misfolded proteins enter the barrel where they are refolded when GroES binds), translated to MAAKEVKFGDSARARMVAGVNVLADAVKVTLGPKGRNVVLERSFGAPTITKDGVSVAKEIELKDKFENMGAQLVKEVASKTSDIAGDGTTTATVLAQAIVGEGMKYVAAGFNPTDLKRGIDKAVIALVAELKNIAKPTTTSKEIAQVGSISANSDEDIGNIIANAMDKVGKEGVITVEDGSSLENSLETVEGMQFDRGYLSPYFINNPEKQIASLDNPFVLLFDKKISNIRDLLPVLEQVAKSGRPLLIIAEDVEGEALATLVVNNMRGILKTVAVKAPGFGDRRKAMLEDIAILTGGTVIAEEVGLTLEKATLADLGQAKRVEIGKENTTIIDGHGQEEAIKARVGQINKQIEEATSDYDREKLQERKAKLAGGVAVIKVGAATEVEMKEKKARVEDALHATRAAVEEGIVAGGGVALLRARANLGKVETINHDQEQGVKIVLKAIEAPLRQIVANAGDEPSVVINKVLEGKGAFGYNAATGEYGDMVEMGVLDPAKVTRSALQHAASVAGLLLTTDCMVAELPKDDAPAGGDMGGMGGMGGMGM